GGCGTGCCGCCCGCGGCGATGGCCTTGGCGTTGGCGTCGGCCTGGGCGAGGGTGAACAGCGAGTCGCGCTGCCCCTGGACGAGCAGGGTGGGCGCCTTGATCCGCCCGGCCACGGCGGCCGGGCTCGACGCGCGCAGCAGCGCGATCGCCTCGGGCGTGGCCTTCCCCGTGGCCGCGGCCTGCTGGTACATCTCGCACACCGCGGGCAGGAACCGGCCGCATCTGGCCTCCTCGGCCGACAGCGGCCGCGGCGCCGCGGTCAGCGCGCCGAGACCCTGCGCCTCCACGCTGGGGCCGCCCCTGCTGAAGAACAGCCCGGCCCACATCTTCTTGAACACGCCGTTGGGGAACAGCGCCGCCGAGAGATCGTTCCAGGTGATCATCGGCACGATCGCGTCGACCCTGGTGTCGTGGGCGGCGGTCATCAGCGCGATCGCGCCGCCGTAGGAGCCGCCCGCGATGCCCACGCGGGGGTCGCCCTGCGCGTCGAGCTGGACCTCGGGCCGCCCGGCCAGCCAGTCGATCAGCTGCTTGACGTCCTTGACCTCGTAGTCGGGCGAGTTGAGCGCGATCTGCCCGGTGGAGCGGCCGAAACCGCGCGCCGACCAGGTCAGCACCGCGTAGCCCTGCTCGGCCAGCCGTACGGCCTGGGCCCTGACGCTCTGCTTGCTGCCGCCGAACCCGTGGGCCAGCAGCACGGCCGGAGCCCTGCCGCCGCCCCCCGGGGCGAAGTACGTCGTGTCGAGCTCGACCCGCTGGTCGTTCTCTGGACCGTCGAGGACGGCGATCCGCTGCTCCCGGCCCGTGATCTCGGGGGCGGACGGCCACACCAGCCAGACCACCGCCGCGAACACGGCCAGCGCCGCGACCAGCGCGGCTGCTCTCTTCATGCGCCGAGCGTACTGAGCAGTCCTGAGAAGCAGCTGAGACGCCTCACCCGGCGGGCGGCCTCACCCGAGGACGGCGTAGACGGTGCTGGCCACCGCGGCGGGCTCGCCGGCCCCCTCGGCGGTCAGCGTGATCTCGCAGAAGGCCAGCGTGCGCCCCAGCTTGGTGAGCCGGGCCGAGACGAGCACGTCGGCCCCCATGACCGGACGCTGGAACGTCGTGGACTGCTGAACGGTCGTCATCGGCACGAAAGCGCCTCTCGCCGCCGCGACGGCGACGACGGTCGCGGTGTCGGCGGCGGCCATCATCGCCTGGCCGCTCAGCGCGCCGCCCTCCCTGGCCAGCCGTCCCGACCAGGGCAGGCGCAGCACCGCGCGGTGGTCGCCCACCTCCTCCACCGTCAGGCCCAGGTCCTGGACCCAGGGGGCGAAGTAGTCCTTGAGTATCGCGTCGCCTTCTTCAGGAGTCACGCGATCATCATGCACGCTGGAGTCATGCTTGAGGAGGTCTTCCTGCCGTCGACGTACGGCGCGGGCGTGCCGTACGAGCTGTTCGCCAGGTTGCGGCGCGAGGCGCCGGTCTGCCGGATCCCCGAACCGGCCTTCGGCCCGTGGCGGGAGGGGCCGGGGTTCTGGGGCGTGTTCGGGCACGCCGACGTCAGGCACGTGCTGCGCACCCCCTCGGACTTCTCCTCCCACCTGGGCGCGACGCAGATCCGCGACCCCGACACCCCTGCCGACCTGGCCTTCGTCCAGGCCATGATGCTCAACACCGACCCACCCGAGCACGGGCGGCTGCGCCGGATCGTGGCGGCGGCCTTCACGCCGCGCGCGGTGCGGGCGCTGGAGCGGACCGTCGCCGAACGCGCCGCGGCCCTGTTCTCCGCGGGCGCGTGCGACTTCGTCGAGGTCGCGGCCGACCTGCCGGTCTGGACGCTCGCGCACGTCATGGGCGTGCCCGAGCGAGACCGCCGCCTGCTCTACGACTGGGCGTCACGGGTGATCGGCTACCAGGACGAGGAATACGCCGGCCTGGCCACGGCCGAGGACCTCACCCCGATGGGCAGGCTCGCCCTGGCCGCGCGCCCCACCCTGCGGCCCGGCGTGAACCCCAGGTCGAGGGCGGCGCTGGCGGACATGTTCTGCTACGCCCACGCCCTGGCCGGGCAGGCGCGGGACGACTCCGTGATGGGGGCCATGCTCGCCGGCGGCCTGACGGAGGCCGAGTTCGAGAACATGTTCTTCCTGTTCGCGGTGGCGGGCAACGAGACGCTGCGCAACGGCGTCCCCGGCGGGTTGCTGTGCCTGCTCGAGCATCTGGAGGAGTTCGCCAGGCTCAGGCGGGAGCCCGCGCTGATCGGCTCGGCGGTGGAGGAGATGCTGCGCTTCTGGCCGCCGGTCATGGACTTCAGGCGCACCGCCACGCGCGACCTGGAGCTGGGCGGGCAGCGGATCAGGGCGGGGGAGAAGGTCGTGGTCTACCACGCCTCCGCCAACAGGGACGAGACGGTCTTCCCCGACCCCGACCGCTTCGACATCGCCCGCACGCCCAACGACCACGTGAGCTTCGGGTTCGGCCCGCACGTCTGCCTGGGCGCCCATCTGGCCAGGGTGCAGATGCGGGCCGTCTTCGCCGAGCTGCTGCGCTGGCGGGTGCGCCTCGCGGGCGAGCCGGTCAGGCTCGTCTCCAACTTCCAGAACGGGCTGAAGCACCTGCCCGTCGTCCTGGAGCCGATGACCTAGTCGCCGCGGGCGGCCAGGAGGTAGTGGACCTCCTCCAGCCCGTCGTCCACCTTGGTGTGGCCGGAGAGCGTGAAGCCGAAGCGCTCGTAGAAGCGGCGGGCGCGCGGGTTGCCGGTCAGCACCCACAGGCCGATCGACCGGTCGGCGGGGATCGCCGCCACCGTCTCCGTCATCAGCGCCCGCCCGAGGCCCGTGGACAGGTGGCCGGGCAGTACGTAGATCGCGTAGACCTCGGTGTCGGCGAGCTCGTCACGGCTGTCGCCGTACATGCTGAAGCCGACGACCTCGCCGCCGGACTCGGCGACGAACGCGCGGGTGCGGCCCGAGGAGAGCGCCTGCCGCCGCAGGGCGACGTTCGGCTCGGTGACCGCCAGCCCGTCGAGGTAGCCGTCGTCGAGCACACCTCTGTAGGCGTACTTCCATGTGGCGATCCTGACGTTCTCGATCGCCGCCGCGTCGTCGGGAGTGGCTGTGCGCATGGGGAAATCATGCCTGATTGCGGAGAAGGTAAAGGCCAGGCATGATGTCCTGGCGTGAAGATACGAGCAGCTGTCGAGTGGGCCCTGCCCTACTGGACCCGCGGGCAGGCCGGCCGCGAGACCCCACCCGAGCTTTTCAAGGTCCTCTACTACGGGTGGCTGCTGGCTTTCGCCCTCAAGGTGCTGGGTTCCTCGTGGGACGTCTCGTGGCACTTCAAGTGGCTGCGTGACGACCTGGCTCCACCGCACCTGCTCAACTCGGCGGGCACGGCGATCGTGCTGGCGCTGACGATCATCCACGGCTACACCGGTTACGGAGTCGACAGGACCGCGCTGCGGCTGATCCAGTGGGGCACCGGCATCTTCCTGGTCGCGGTGCCGCTCGACCTGATCAACCACCGGGTCAACGGGCTCGACATCACCTCGTGGAGCCCCTCGCACATCATGCTCTACCTGGGCACCTTCTTCATGATCGCGGGTGTGATCCGCGGCTGGTACCAGGGCGGGGGCGGCAAGCTCGTGCTCGCCGCGCTGTTCGCCTACTTCCTCGAGAACATCCTCTTCCCCGCCCAGCACCAGGAGTACGGCGTCTTCGCCATCGCCGCCTGGGACAGGGGCACGCCCGAGGCCGAGCCGATCCTCATGCAGTTCGCCGCCGACCAGATGGGCCGCGCAGTGGACCGTGACATGATGGTCGCCTTCTCGCTGCCGGTGCCCGACTTCCTCTACCCGGTCTACTTCACCGTGGCGGGGCTGATCGTGCTGGTGGTGGCCCGCATGATGGTCGGCAGGTTCGGCACCGCGACCCTGGTCGCCGCCGCGCTGGTCTGCTATCGCGCCGCGATCTGGCCGCTGCTCAGCGTCACCGGCTTCCCCGAGTCGGCGGTGCCGGTCTTCCTGGTGGTCGCCGCCGTCGCGGTGGACGTGGCGTTCCTGGTCAAGATGTCCTACCTGCGGGCCGTGCTCGGCGCGGCGCTGGCGACCATCGCGGTGTACGGCGCGCTGGTCGCCCAGCACGCCTTGCTGGCCGCCCCGCCTCTGGCGAACTACTCCGCGGTGTGGGCCGCGGCCGGGCTGGCCATTGCCTGGCTGGTCATGGAGTGGTTCGTGACCAGGTTCGGGCTGCGCGCCGCCGATCAGCCGATCGGGGCGCGGGTCAGCGCGACCGCCACGCCGTAGGCCAGTCCCATCACCACGAGCTCCATCGCCGCCCACGCCGCGATGGAGCTCTTGCGCCGGTCGGCGATGCCGGGCATGAGCCGCCACCTGATGTTCGCGGCGAGCGGGATCAGCAGGGCGACCAGCGCCACCTTGGCCAGCACGAGCAGGCCGTACTCGGAGGCGAACAGGTCGCCCGGCAGCTCGACCCCGGTGGTGAGCGCCATCGTGGACAGGCCGCTGACCAGCCCCGACAGCGAGACCAGTGCCAGCGCGATGGTGGCGACCCTGGAGAACTTCGGCAGCGCGCGGGCCAGCAGGTCGCCGCGGGGCGCGACCAGCGCCGCCACCGCCAGCAGCCCTCCGGTCCAGACGGCCGCGCCCATCACGTGCAGCTCCATCGAGATCATGATGGGGTCGTGCCAGACGGAGTCGACCGCGTGTCCCGTCACGGGCACCGGCAGCAGCCCGAACAGCGCGATCACGATCCGCAGCTCCGCGGGGACCTTCTCGCCGAACCTGACGGCCAGCAGCCCGATGCCCGCGTAGGCCAGCGCGCAGGCCGTGCTGAACAGCAGGCCCTGGCCGGCGCCCACGGAGCCGATGTAGGTGGCGATCATGCCGAGACCCGGGACCGTGCCCGGACTCAGCTCGGCGGTGGAGAGGACGATCGTGACCAGGGCGGTGATCGCCCAGATCCACGCCGCGATGACCGCGTGGGCCCTGGCGCGGCGCATGACGGGCTCGGTGGCGTCGGGGTCGTCGAAGCCCAGCAGCTTGGGGAGCAGGCTGAGCCCCACCACGACGGCGGCGGCCAGGTCGAGCAGGACCCTGACGATCGGCAGGCCGTACCCGACGATGGGGCCGGGCAGCGGGATGCCGGGGACGGCCTCCTCCGCGGTGAGCGTGCCGGCGACGACGACGGACAGGATGGCGGCGAAGGTGAGGCCGCCGAGCATCCGGCCGCCGGTCCGAGCCGCGGGGCGGACTTCGGTGAGGGTCATTCGGCGCTCTCCTGGCGGGCGGGGGTGGCCCCCGGGTTGGCGCGGCGGAGGGCCACGACGGTGCCGCCGCCCAGCAGGACCAGGGCCCCGACCACCCACACGATGGCCATGCCCGCGCCGCCGTTCGCGGCCGCCTCCGCCGCCTGGGCGCTGAGGTCGCCGGCCTGCGCGGCCGGCTGCGCCGCCGGGGCCTGGGAGGCGGCGGTGCCGGGGCCCGCGACCGTCAGCGCGAACGTCACCTTGCCCGAGACGGGGTGCCCGTCGGCCGACAGGATCCGGTAGCCGATGACGTAGTCACCGGCCGGGCCCAGCGGCCGCAGCTTCGTGACGACCTTGGAACCGCTCACCGACGCCTGGGCGGCCTCCCACCTGCCGCCGTCCGGCCCGGTCACGGTGACCTGCGCGAAGCCCTGCCGTACCGCCTGGTCGAACTCCAGGGTGACCTGCGAGGGCGCGGACTGGAGCCGCGCCCCTTCCTCGGGGTCGCTTCCGGTCAGCACGTTGTGCGCCTGGGCCGGCGTGACCGCCAGACCGAGCGCGGCGCACGCGAGCAGCAGGACCGTGAGTAGCCGCCTCACCGATCATGACCTTCCGTAGAACTGCCTTGACCAAGACATGGTCCCACTGGTCGCCACCCGCCGCGCTCGCAGGTGTGGCCGAGGTGATCCTTCTGGGCGTAGCATGCCGCCACCGCGAGTCCCCCATCGTCCCGCGCGGAGGCCGGATGAGCAGCGTGTCCCCACCCGCCACCGGCGACGCGCTCGCCGAACCCGAGCGCAAGGTCGGCCCCTGGTGGGTCGCGGGCATCGCGACCGCCAACCTGGCGCTGTTCGTCGGCTACTTCGCTCCGCTGCAGGTGCTGCTGCCCGAGCAGATCGCCGCGCTGGCCCCCTACGGCAAGGAGAGCGCCCTGGCCTGGGTGACGGGCGCGGGCGCGCTGGTGGCCATGCTGGCCAACCCGATCGCGGGCGCGCTGTCCGACCGCACCACGGGCAGGTGGGGCCGCAGGCATCCGTGGACGCTCGCCGGCGCGCTGGCCGGCGGCGCCGCGATGGTGTTCCTGTCCTTCCAGACCAGCGTGCTCGGCATCGCCGTCGGCTGGTGCCTGGCGCAGGCCGCGCTCAACGCCACGCAGGCCGCGCTGAGCGCGGGCGTGCCCGACCGCGTGCCGGCCGGGCAGCGCGGCGAGGTCTCGGGCTGGATCGGGATCCCGCAGTCGGTCGGCGTGGTGCTGGCCGTCGTGCTGGTGACCGTCGTCGCCACCACGACCAGCTCCGGCTACCTGCTGGTCGGCGCGGTGGTGGCGGTGCTGGTACTGCCCTTCGTGCTGACCACCAGGGACCCCAGGCTGACCGAGCGCCCGCCGTTCGATCCCGGGCAGCTGTGGGTGCGCTCCGCCGACTTCTTCTGGGCGTGGATCACCCGCTTCCTGATGATGCTGGGCAACGCGATCTCCACGCTCTACCTGCTGTACTTCCTCACCGACGAGGTCGGCTACGAGCGGCTGTTCCCCGGGGAGCGGGCCAGCGACGGGCTGCTCGTGCTGATCCTGCTCTACACGGGCGCCGTGGTGCTCACCACGGTCGTGGCCGGAGTGGTCTCCGACCGGCTCGGCCGCCGCAAGTCGCTGGTCACCGTCTCCGGCGTGATCAGCGCGATCCCCGCGATCATGCTGGCGTTCTGGCCGCAGTGGCCGGTGGTCATGGCCGCCGCGGTGGTCCTGGGTCTCGGCTTCGGCGTCTACGTCTCCGTCGACAACGCCCTGGTCACCCAGGTGCTGCCGACGGCGACCGGCAGGGCCAAGGACCTGGGCGTCATCAACGTGGCCAACTCGGGCCCGCAGGTGCTCGGCCCGGTGATCGCGGGGCCGATCGTGGCCGGGCTCGGCGGCTACCCGGTCCTCTACCTGACGGCGGGCGGGCTGGCGCTGCTGGGCGCGGCACTGGTGTGGAAGATCCGCGGGGTGCCCTAGACGAGTAAGTCCTAAGTCGTTTCGGCTGCGGGAACGACGAAGGGTGTTGATGATCCGTTTGTGACGACAGACCTCAACACCCTTCTCACCGCACTGTACGTGAAGATCGACGACTGGCTCGGCAAAGCGCCCCGCCTCGGCCGCCCACCCAAGCTGACCGACGCCGAACTGCTGACCTTAGCGGTCGCCCAAGTCCTGCTCGGGATCGGCTCCGAGGCCCGCTGGCTGCGGTTCGTCCCCCGGCACCTGCCCGGCGCCTTCCCCTACCTGCCCGGCCAATCCGGCTACAACAAACGGCTCCGCGCGGCCCTGCCCCTGCTCCAGCGCGCCATCCGGGCCCTGGCCCTCGACACCGATCTGTGGGCCGACCCGGTCTGGGTGGTCGACTCCACCCCGGTCGAATGCGGCCGCTCCCGCCCCACCACGCAGCGCTCGGACCTGGCCGGCTGGGCCGGCTACGGCTACTGCCGCTCCCACTCCCGCTGGTTTTGGGGTCTGCGGCTGCACCTGGTCTGCACCCCGGCCGGACTGCCGATCACCTGGGCCCTGGCCACCCCGAAGATCGACGAACGGCAGGTGCTGATGGCCGTCTTGGACCACGACCCGCATCTGCTCGCCACCCGACCCGGGCTGCTGATCATCGCCGACAAGGGCTACGTCTCGGCCGAACTGGACCACTACCTGGCCGAACGGGGCGTGCGGCTGCTGCGGCCGTCCTACCGCAACCGCACACCCCGCCCGGGCGAGCAGCTCCTCAAACCCATCCGCCAGCTCATCGAATCGGTCAACGACACCCTCAAAGGCCAACTCGACCTGGAACTCCACGGCGGACGCAGCCCTGAGGGGGTCGGCGCGCGCATCGCCCAGCGCATCTTGGCGTTGACCGCCGCTATCTGGCACAACCGCGCTACCGGCCAGCCCGTCACCCGGTCACTGATCGCCTATGACCACTAACCCGACTTAGGACTTACTCGTCTAGAGGTCAGCGGGGGAAGTCGCCCGCGTGGTCGGCTAGGTAGTCGTCCAGCGTGCGGGGCGCGTGCCCGGTCAGGTCGTGGACGGTGCTCGTGATCTCGGCCCGCGGGCCCTCCGCGATCTGTGACATCAGCTCGGGCCCCTGTGGTGGCGAGGGGCCCGGGCCTTGGGTCACAGTGTGTCGAGGCGCTCCCTCGGCCACGCGCCGTTGCCGATGACGACGCGGTAGCGCAGCGACAGCGTCTCGCCGTCGGCCAGCCGCAGCTCCTCGGAGAAGGCCATCGACGGGTTGACCGCGGCGAACGGCTCCGAGCGGACGAACCACCGCTGGCCCGGCTCGGCGACGAAGACCAGCGTGGACTCCCTGTCGACCTCGTCGTGCCGGCCGACGAAGGCCAGCCACGAGGCGGTCCTGCCCATCATCTCCTCGCCGCCCTGCCCGCCGGAGGCGAGCACCTGACCGCCGGTGAAGGCACGGGGACCGCGCCAGAACAGGCCGGTGTAGCCCGCCATCGGCCTGCCGTTGGTGGTCGGGCTGCCGAACAGCAGGTCCTCGCCGCGCACGTTGGTCAGCTCGGTGGCGAACTCCAGCGTCCAGAAGTCCGGGCCCGCCGAGGCGGCGATCGTGCGGCGCTCGTCCACCCAGTGCTCGCCCGCCTGCGTCCACCAGGTCAGCCGCTCGACGCCGGGCGCCAGCCACTCCTCGTGGCGCATGGTGCCGTTGTTGGGCAGGTCCACGTAGCCGCCCTCGGCGTGGACGTAGCTGCCGCCGCCCCAGAAGTTCTGCCCCGACAGCCACGAGGCCGTCATCTGCAGGCCCTTGTGCCAGCGGTGGTCGTGCGGCCGGTAGCCGGTCACGACGTCGCCGTCCAGCGTGCGCAGTGGGTGGAAGTACGGCTTGGGCGACTCGGAGAGCGGCATGTCGGGCCGGTAGACGTAGCGCATGACCTCGACCCCGTCGAAGGTCTCGATCAGCTCGCTTCCCGTGTCCTTCACAGCGAGAGCCCTCCGTTCAGCCGGTGGTAGAAGGGACTGTCCCGGGTCAGCTCGGCGCGCAGGACGGGTGCACCGGTCAGCGCCGAGGCGTACAGGCCCGTCACCAGCTCCATGGTCCTGCGGGCCTCCGTGCCGCTGACCGGGGGGCGCTCGCCGCGCTCGAAGGCGTCGAGCAGTTCGCCGAGCTGGGCGGCGTGCGAGCTCGGCACGTCGTGCGGCGGGTTCCATGCCTTCGAGGTCGAGGTCCAGTCGGCGTTGGCGTAGCCGTACAGGTGCCGCAGCTCCACCGTCGCCTCGGTGAAGTCGAAGCGGAGGTAGCTCTCCTCGCGGGGCGACAGCACGCTGTTGACCACGCTGGCCATCGCGCCGCTGGAGAAGCGGACCATGGCCATGGAGACGTCCTCGGTCTCCACGTCGCGGTCGAGCCGCCCCGCCATCGCCCTGACCTCCTCCCACTCGCCGAGGATGGAGAGCATCATGTCCATCTGGTGGATGCCGTGTCCCATGGTGGGGCCGCCGCCCTCGCTGGCCCACGTGCCCCGCCACGGCACGTCGTAGTAGGCGGGCGGGCGGTACCAGGTGGTGTCGCACCGCGCGACCAGCGGGCGGCCGAGCACGCCCTCGGCCAGCAGCGCGCGCAGGTGGTGCGCGCCGGAGCCGAAGCGGTGCTGGAAGACCACCGAGGAGTACGGCCCCGCCGCCCCCTCCGCCGCGGCGATGGCGTCGAACTCGGCCAGCGACAGGCACAGCGGCTTCTCGCACCACACCCAAGCGCCCGCCTCCAGGCACTCGACCACCTGGGCGGTGTGGGTGAACGGCGGCGTGCAGATGTGGACGAGGTCGGGCCGCTCCTCGTCCAGCATGCCGGACAGAGAGGCGTAGGCGGCGGGGATGCCGTGCTCGGCGGCGAACGCCTTGGCCCTGTCCTCGTCGACGTCCACAGCGGCGACGATCTCCGCGCGACGGGACTCCCCGCGCAGGGCGGGGACATGACAGGCTCCGGCGATTCCTCCGCTGCCGACAATGGCGACACGGATCATTTCTGGGGGGATCCCTCCGTTAGGCAAGCGCTTTCCCGACCCTAGAGCGGAGGGCGGCGATGTTCAAGGACCCGACCGGAAACCGACGGCGATCATCTTGTGGCGGCGGGCGAGGCGGAGCGGTGCGGGTAGGCAGGCGGCAGCATGTACCGGTCCCGCCCGGGAGTAGGCGGGACCGGCATCCGGGTTTCACCCGCTAGCTCGACCGCTGACCGCGCCGCAGTGGAAGCGAGGACTTGGCCAGCCGCTTCGACTGCGCGCCGCCCCCCGTCGTCCGCTCCGTCGCGGCTCCGGACTCTTGCGTGGCCTTGGAAGGCTTCGGCGTCGATGACATCTGGGTCTCGGTGTTGCCGCGCGAGGCGTGCTGCTCGCGGGTCTGCCGTGACTTGGAACTCACACAATCACCCCCGATATGCGTCTTATGTCCGTTTTAGGGGAGGTGAAACCCGGCCGATGGCGAGTGCGGCGGCTCTGATGGCGCCGACGGGGGACAGGCGGGCGGCGCGCCAGGCCAGCCGTCCCGACGCGGGCGCCACGATGAGCGCCTGGTTGCGGGCGACGCCGCGCATGATGTCGGCCGCCAGCGACTCCACCGGATACAGCCGCCCCTGTGCCCTGACCGCCGCGTCGCGCGCCTGCGCTCCCGTCTCGGTGTACGGCAGGCCCGGGTTGGCATTGTCCAGCAGGGGCGTGTCGGTGAACCCCGGGCACACCACGCTCACCCTGACCCCGTGCGCCGCCGCCTCCGCGCGCAGGGCCATGGACAGCCCCACGACCGCGTGCTTGGTCGCGGTGTAGGGCAGCATCAGGGGAGCGGGCACCAGCCCCGCCAGCGAGGCGGTGTTGACGATGTGCCCGTGACCCTGCTCGATCATGATCGGGTAGGCCGCGTGCACGCCGTGCACGACTCCGCGCAGGTTGACGTCGATCGTCCGGTTCCAGTGGTCGAGGGTGAGCTCCTCGGTGTGACCGCCGACCGCGATGCCCGCGTTGTTGAACACGAAGTCGAGCCTGCCGTGGCGCCGCCTGACCGCCTGGACCGCGGCGGCGACGGCCTCCGGGGAGGTGACGTCGAGCTCGACGTGGTCCATTTCTGGCAGGTCCATGCCGGGCAGGTCGGGGGCGACCAGGTCGGCGACGGTGACCGCCACGCCCTTGGCGGCCAGCGCCAGGGCCAGCGCCCTGCCGATGCCCGAGGCGCCCCCCGTGACGAAGGCGGTCCTCGGCGCTGCCGTCCTCACGCGCGCGGCTCCGCCCAGATGCCCATGGCCTTCCAGATGCGCCTGGTGACCGGGTTGATCAGGCCCAGCTCCGCGCACAGTTCGCGGGTCTTGCCGACGGAGTCGCGGATCTCGGTCTGGGCCTCGGCCGAACCCGAGTAGACCTCCTTCACCACCTGCGGCGGGATCTTGAAGGCGCGGACCATCGGCCCCGGAGGGGCGAGCATGATCCTGGCCATGAAGCCGAGGATGATCGGCGAGATCACCCCGAGCGCGAAGCGCCGGTAGCGCGGCATCCTCGGCACCCGGCGGCGCAGGTAGTGGCGCGCGAAGGAGATGTGCCTGGCCTCCTCGGCGATGTGGATGCGCATGATGGCCTCTTCGAGCGGGTGGTGCTTGTAGCCGTCCTTGAGCACCTTGCGCTGCACGTGGTCGATAGGGTCCTCCCCGCCGAGCACGAAGACGAAGAACAGCTCGGTGGAGATCAGCGGGATCCACGGCGCGACCTGGGCCAGGAGTGACAGCGGCCCCGGCATGCCACGGATCGGAAGCTTCGTCCTGTTCACGAACTCTTGGAACATCATCCCGTGATGTCCCTCTTCGATGGTCTCGTGGTAGACGTAGCGGAATTCGGGTGACCCGTTCGGCAGCCGGTAGGCGTAGTTGAGCAGCCCGCGCTTGAGCAGGTTCTCGAACTGCAGCCCGATCTTCATGGCCGTGGCCACCCGCCACAGCCCGATCCGCGCCCTGGTCTCGGGTGAGCGGCTCTGGTACCAGGGGTGCCGGCCGAGCTTGTCGACCGGCGGCAGCTCCCAGCGCGGATCGGCCGGGTCGATGAGGAAGTCGGGGTCATCCCAGGGGATGTCGACGTACGGCTCCCAGTGCTTGTCGACCGACGCCTTGGACAGGCGTTCGATGACGGACTCGTATGCGCGCTTCTCCGCGACCGACTCGTCGCGTTCCCTGGCGGCGGTAGAGCTCGGTGCAGCTGTCATGCCCGCAATTGTACGAAGAATCCAATAGCTACGAAAGGTCCTCCACGCGGATGCCCAACTCGGCGGCCGTCGCCGTACGGACCAGCTCGGTCACCCGGTGCCTGGGCAGCATCCTGCGATGCACGCTCACCTGGACGGCCAGGCCGTCCACCAGGGAGAGGATCCGCCAGGTGGCCGCGTCAGGGTCGGGGCAGGTGAAGGCCCCCGAGGTCACACCCTCGTCCACGATCGCCCGCAGGGACTCCTTCCATCTCAGGTCGAGCCGGCGAGAGGTCTCCTCGAGGTCCGCGCTGCGCATCGACTCGGCCCACGCGTCGATCCACATCCGCCAGGTCCTGGCCGACCCGTTGGGGGAGTAGAGCCTGAGCAGGTGGCGCAGCCGCTCGACGGGGGTGCCGCCCGCGCGGTCCAGTTTCGCCAGCGCGTCCAGGTCTCGCCGCGCGGCGTAGACGAGCGCCTCGGCGAACAGCTGGTCCTTGGTCTCGAAGTGGTAGAAGAGCAGTGCCTGGCTGACACCCGCCGCCCTGGCGATGTCGAGCGTCCTGGTGTGCCCGAATCCCTGGGCCGCGATGACCTCGCAGGCCGTCTTCAGTAAGTCTTCTCGCCGCAAACGGCCGAAACCACGTGTCACAGGGGGAAACTGTATTACCCGTGGTAACCGTTGCGTAGAGGCAGATGTAGGACAAAGCGGGCGCCGACGGGGGAGTCCTCGATCGTCAGCGTGCCGTCGTGCGCGTGCGCGATCTCGCGGGCGATGGGCAGGCCGAGGCCGGTGCCGCCGGCGTCGCGGTTGCGCGAGGCGTCGAGTCTGGTGAAGCGGTCGAAGACGAACTCCCTCTGGTCGGGGGCGATGCCCGCGCCGTCGTCCAGCACCTCGAGGAGCGCCCGCTCGCCCCGCTGGCCGACGCTGACCGTCACGCGTGACTCCGCGTGCCGTTCGGCGTTGTCGAGCAGGTTGGTCAGCAGCCTGGCCAGCCTGATCCGGTCGCCGGTCACCACGACCCCCGGTCGCAGGCGGCGGACGATCTCCTTGCC
This window of the Nonomuraea africana genome carries:
- a CDS encoding Gfo/Idh/MocA family protein, translating into MIRVAIVGSGGIAGACHVPALRGESRRAEIVAAVDVDEDRAKAFAAEHGIPAAYASLSGMLDEERPDLVHICTPPFTHTAQVVECLEAGAWVWCEKPLCLSLAEFDAIAAAEGAAGPYSSVVFQHRFGSGAHHLRALLAEGVLGRPLVARCDTTWYRPPAYYDVPWRGTWASEGGGPTMGHGIHQMDMMLSILGEWEEVRAMAGRLDRDVETEDVSMAMVRFSSGAMASVVNSVLSPREESYLRFDFTEATVELRHLYGYANADWTSTSKAWNPPHDVPSSHAAQLGELLDAFERGERPPVSGTEARRTMELVTGLYASALTGAPVLRAELTRDSPFYHRLNGGLSL
- a CDS encoding SDR family NAD(P)-dependent oxidoreductase — translated: MRTAAPRTAFVTGGASGIGRALALALAAKGVAVTVADLVAPDLPGMDLPEMDHVELDVTSPEAVAAAVQAVRRRHGRLDFVFNNAGIAVGGHTEELTLDHWNRTIDVNLRGVVHGVHAAYPIMIEQGHGHIVNTASLAGLVPAPLMLPYTATKHAVVGLSMALRAEAAAHGVRVSVVCPGFTDTPLLDNANPGLPYTETGAQARDAAVRAQGRLYPVESLAADIMRGVARNQALIVAPASGRLAWRAARLSPVGAIRAAALAIGRVSPPLKRT
- a CDS encoding AurF N-oxygenase family protein codes for the protein MTAAPSSTAARERDESVAEKRAYESVIERLSKASVDKHWEPYVDIPWDDPDFLIDPADPRWELPPVDKLGRHPWYQSRSPETRARIGLWRVATAMKIGLQFENLLKRGLLNYAYRLPNGSPEFRYVYHETIEEGHHGMMFQEFVNRTKLPIRGMPGPLSLLAQVAPWIPLISTELFFVFVLGGEDPIDHVQRKVLKDGYKHHPLEEAIMRIHIAEEARHISFARHYLRRRVPRMPRYRRFALGVISPIILGFMARIMLAPPGPMVRAFKIPPQVVKEVYSGSAEAQTEIRDSVGKTRELCAELGLINPVTRRIWKAMGIWAEPRA
- a CDS encoding TetR/AcrR family transcriptional regulator, with product MRREDLLKTACEVIAAQGFGHTRTLDIARAAGVSQALLFYHFETKDQLFAEALVYAARRDLDALAKLDRAGGTPVERLRHLLRLYSPNGSARTWRMWIDAWAESMRSADLEETSRRLDLRWKESLRAIVDEGVTSGAFTCPDPDAATWRILSLVDGLAVQVSVHRRMLPRHRVTELVRTATAAELGIRVEDLS